Proteins from a single region of Trypanosoma brucei brucei TREU927 chromosome 7, complete sequence:
- a CDS encoding chaperone protein DNAJ, putative: MWRVALRRPRVAMPCGCIGHIYRRGSGVPYGSVPADIESSRHSRKPREEDVLKNISGRSGSDQANEETPAYEAEGYDPWRVLGLKPGASTHMVRLRYHELMREVHPDLEPNRVGDISRLNQINKAYEIITKSPTIDRRYRNLVSDTQYFYYKFLPEWMARNVDEMPRYWSWVRWRTPGAFQVFLLCCGCYMVGRFYAAFPVLTTAFLLSLSFDILFHTMTAPATCSMLFLYAIMSSQSYDMAWLTSPKSFLKRELSY, from the coding sequence ATGTGGCGCGTGGCATTACGGCGCCCTCGCGTCGCCATGCCATGTGGGTGTATTGGTCATATTTACCGTAGAGGCAGCGGAGTTCCGTACGGCAGCGTCCCTGCTGATATTGAGAGCTCCCGCCATAGTCGTAAACCACGCGAGGAGGATGTGTTGAAAAATATATCAGGCAGGTCGGGTTCGGATCAGGCGAATGAAGAGACACCCGCGTATGAGGCGGAGGGTTATGACCCGTGGCGGGTACTTGGCTTGAAGCCCGGGGCTTCCACTCATATGGTACGGTTGCGTTACCATGAGCTTATGCGTGAGGTCCACCCCGATCTGGAGCCAAATCGTGTCGGCGACATATCGAGGTTGAATCAGATCAATAAAGCATACGAAATCATTACAAAGAGCCCCACCATAGACCGTCGCTATCGTAACTTAGTAAGTGACACGCAATATTTTTACTACAAGTTTCTTCCCGAATGGATGGCACGGAATGTCGATGAGATGCCTCGATACTGGAGTTGGGTCCGGTGGCGTACTCCTGGTGCGTTTCAGGTGTTTCTGCTTTGCTGTGGTTGCTACATGGTGGGGCGCTTTTACGCTGCCTTCCCAGTGCTCACAACAGCGTTCCTGCTTTCCCTCTCATTCGATATTCTGTTTCATACAATGACTGCACCGGCGACATGCTCTATGCTGTTTTTGTACGCCATTATGTCGTCACAGAGCTATGATATGGCTTGGCTGACGAGCCCCAAATCCTTCCTCAAACGTGAGTTAAGTTATTAG